In Paenibacillus sp. BIC5C1, a genomic segment contains:
- a CDS encoding serine hydrolase domain-containing protein: protein MKKLISMLCTAVLVVIPLTDVRAETNKMGAIEDQAGRLATEMVQNYGVTGLQYAIMDEGKIILSDSVGFQDKASKTPVDKDTMFGIGSVSKMVVTAATMMLVDSGKVNLDQPLTSYIKDFEMADARYTQITPRMLMNHSSGLYGTHYGNSMLFDDTDTRNHDELLLKLKSEKLKSNPGAYSVYCNDGFQLLEILVERVSGLSYSEFIAKFISDPLQLQATKTPLDSFDKNQLSETYWPSFETKLPVENANIIGAGGVYSTAEELSKFAEMLIGNKPDILSKSAAESMQKHEYRQGIWVSEERNTFNYGLGWDAVALAPFSDYGITALSKGGDTMMYHASLITIPEHDISMAVLSSGGSSIYNQMFATKVLLEVLEDQGIIDEIEPEQTFSPPVKMKMPAELTAYSGLYGTVGSTLDIEVKNGEIALPAMQGGLIPEQNYVYTGEGKFTSSDGSVKVNFEKESNNKVYFKVQANITLPGLGQTAMTTYDYQKLENNSLDTASKEKWKARNGSKYYALDEKITSIFYLVPSMLIKNLSVDVENGYANGTRVVDPDNAENVAQIPVMNGRDAFDLHFRTKNEAEYLIQDGQEYIAEEAIKPIFGGKIGITTIPSNGQARWYAIDSRSANKTLTVDSPKSGGYAVYNAKGEVVQFSKATHQQSTLLPIGGFIVFGGEAGDVFKIQLK, encoded by the coding sequence ATGAAGAAACTAATCAGTATGTTATGTACGGCTGTACTTGTAGTCATTCCGCTGACAGATGTCAGGGCAGAGACGAACAAGATGGGGGCGATTGAGGATCAGGCTGGGCGACTCGCCACAGAGATGGTGCAGAACTATGGTGTCACAGGTTTACAATATGCGATCATGGATGAAGGGAAGATCATTTTATCCGACAGTGTTGGATTCCAGGACAAAGCATCCAAGACACCTGTCGATAAGGATACGATGTTTGGAATAGGCTCTGTTAGCAAAATGGTTGTCACGGCTGCCACCATGATGCTGGTGGATTCCGGTAAAGTGAATCTGGATCAGCCCCTCACATCCTATATTAAAGATTTTGAAATGGCAGATGCCCGGTATACCCAAATAACCCCGCGAATGCTCATGAATCATTCTTCCGGGCTCTATGGTACCCATTATGGCAACAGTATGTTATTTGACGATACGGATACCCGCAATCATGATGAATTACTACTCAAACTTAAGTCAGAGAAATTAAAATCAAACCCGGGAGCCTATTCCGTCTATTGCAATGATGGCTTTCAGTTGCTTGAGATATTGGTTGAACGGGTGAGTGGATTGAGCTATAGCGAATTTATTGCCAAGTTCATCAGTGATCCGTTACAGCTGCAAGCAACCAAGACACCACTTGATTCTTTTGATAAAAACCAATTATCCGAAACATATTGGCCTTCGTTTGAAACAAAACTGCCTGTTGAAAATGCCAATATCATCGGTGCGGGTGGAGTCTACTCGACTGCAGAAGAATTAAGCAAGTTCGCTGAAATGTTGATAGGAAACAAACCGGATATTCTGTCCAAATCAGCAGCAGAATCCATGCAAAAACATGAATATCGTCAAGGAATATGGGTGTCCGAAGAGAGAAATACCTTCAACTATGGACTAGGATGGGATGCTGTAGCACTTGCACCGTTCAGCGATTATGGCATTACTGCACTTTCCAAAGGTGGAGACACCATGATGTATCATGCATCGCTAATCACTATACCTGAACATGATATATCGATGGCCGTCCTTTCTTCGGGTGGGTCTTCTATCTATAATCAGATGTTTGCTACTAAAGTTCTGCTGGAGGTTCTTGAGGATCAAGGCATCATTGATGAGATAGAGCCTGAACAGACATTCTCACCACCAGTCAAAATGAAGATGCCTGCTGAGTTGACGGCGTATTCCGGTCTCTATGGAACGGTAGGTTCAACTCTTGATATAGAGGTTAAGAATGGAGAGATCGCACTTCCGGCTATGCAGGGAGGACTTATCCCGGAGCAGAATTACGTGTACACAGGTGAAGGGAAATTTACGAGTAGCGATGGAAGTGTGAAGGTCAACTTCGAGAAGGAAAGCAACAACAAGGTATATTTTAAAGTTCAGGCGAATATCACGTTGCCCGGATTAGGGCAAACGGCGATGACCACATATGATTATCAAAAATTGGAAAATAATTCATTGGACACTGCGTCGAAAGAGAAATGGAAGGCTAGAAACGGCTCGAAATATTACGCGCTGGACGAAAAGATAACGTCGATCTTCTATCTGGTTCCATCCATGCTGATCAAAAACCTGTCCGTAGATGTGGAGAACGGGTATGCGAACGGTACCCGAGTTGTGGATCCAGACAATGCAGAGAATGTCGCCCAGATTCCTGTTATGAACGGAAGAGATGCTTTCGACCTGCATTTCCGCACTAAGAATGAAGCGGAGTACTTAATTCAGGATGGACAGGAGTATATTGCAGAGGAGGCCATTAAACCAATCTTTGGTGGCAAAATAGGCATCACGACCATCCCGTCAAACGGTCAAGCTCGGTGGTATGCCATCGATTCCCGCTCGGCGAACAAAACGTTAACGGTTGATTCTCCAAAGAGCGGAGGTTATGCGGTATATAACGCTAAAGGTGAAGTGGTTCAATTTTCGAAAGCAACGCATCAACAATCAACGCTGCTTCCCATAGGTGGTTTTATCGTCTTTGGTGGTGAAGCAGGAGATGTCTTCAAGATTCAACTAAAATGA
- a CDS encoding ATP-binding protein, which translates to MDMYVLLSVFVVPLLMAFQVNFYFNSVLGKSRRKPYRAIYFIVFVVLGYFYLVSSFSPVVSSAFALLFIFSLAQSYEVEFIKKIAFTILYAVLLTTVNYIAVYIMSAIDSTDYSIWDHFNVDYHWVFSKVMLLGCGIMFIVIQIVRLIAKRRSFAMHYRYYFLFLIVPTITIYQINVASTYSEKNIYYVVSVLGSLFLNVFIVYLFDNMVEKVQLAHENVQLQRQMDYQDANYEKTVHSFKNVKSIIHDTNQQFLYIEECIKQNKLDAAGEHIKLTLNKIEGAYQRVNSGNLVIDALVTNTIAVGQANGIKVDTRIQLHSQHLHIDRYDLCVVLGNMLDNAIEASKKVKHAEDRYILIAIHSTASTLVIQILNHVEQKLAHFKSEKPNPEFHGIGLTNISRMCDKYGGHMSIENHHRTFNNMVVLPFDMDSL; encoded by the coding sequence ATGGATATGTATGTACTCTTGTCCGTCTTCGTCGTTCCTTTACTTATGGCATTCCAGGTGAATTTTTACTTCAATTCCGTGCTGGGCAAGTCCAGACGAAAGCCATACAGAGCGATCTATTTCATTGTATTTGTTGTACTGGGGTATTTCTATTTGGTATCTTCATTTTCACCTGTCGTTTCGTCCGCTTTTGCATTGTTATTCATCTTCAGCCTGGCACAATCCTATGAGGTGGAATTCATCAAAAAAATTGCATTTACCATCCTCTATGCAGTACTGCTCACAACGGTAAATTACATTGCCGTATATATTATGAGTGCGATTGATTCCACGGATTACAGCATATGGGATCATTTCAACGTGGATTATCACTGGGTGTTCTCCAAAGTGATGCTGCTTGGTTGCGGTATCATGTTCATTGTGATCCAGATTGTGCGTTTGATTGCCAAACGGAGAAGTTTCGCTATGCATTATCGTTATTATTTCTTGTTTCTGATTGTACCTACCATTACGATCTATCAGATCAATGTGGCCTCAACTTATAGTGAAAAAAACATATATTATGTCGTTTCCGTGTTAGGCTCCCTTTTTCTTAATGTATTCATTGTTTATCTATTCGATAATATGGTAGAAAAGGTTCAGCTCGCACATGAAAATGTTCAACTACAGCGTCAGATGGACTATCAGGACGCCAACTATGAGAAGACAGTGCACAGTTTCAAAAACGTGAAAAGCATCATCCATGATACCAACCAGCAGTTCCTGTACATTGAAGAGTGTATCAAGCAAAACAAGCTTGATGCCGCAGGTGAGCATATTAAACTCACATTAAATAAGATCGAAGGGGCGTACCAGCGGGTGAACTCCGGCAACCTTGTTATTGATGCTCTTGTTACGAATACCATCGCCGTGGGGCAGGCAAACGGGATCAAAGTCGACACCCGTATTCAACTCCATTCACAACATCTTCATATCGATCGTTATGATCTGTGTGTTGTGCTCGGCAATATGTTGGATAACGCCATCGAAGCTTCCAAGAAAGTTAAACATGCCGAAGACAGGTATATCCTGATTGCAATTCACTCCACGGCGTCTACACTTGTAATCCAGATTTTAAATCATGTGGAACAAAAATTGGCTCACTTCAAGAGTGAGAAGCCCAATCCCGAGTTTCATGGGATCGGCTTAACGAATATATCGAGGATGTGCGACAAGTATGGCGGACATATGAGTATCGAGAATCATCATCGGACATTTAATAACATGGTTGTGCTTCCTTTTGACATGGACAGTCTCTGA
- the pdxS gene encoding pyridoxal 5'-phosphate synthase lyase subunit PdxS, which yields MMQTGTDRVKRGMAEMQKGGVIMDVMNAEQAKIAEAAGATAVMALERVPSDIRAAGGVARMADPTIVEEVMKVVSIPVMAKARIGHYIEAKVLESLGVDYLDESEVLTPADEVFHIDKHEFTVPFVCGAKDLGEALRRIGEGASMIRTKGEPGTGNIVEAVRHMRLINSQIRKVKNMSKDELYAEAKNLGVAYELLRDVHENGKLPVVNFAAGGVATPADAALMMHLGADGVFVGSGIFKSDSPEKFARAIVEATTHYTDYKLIAEVSKNLGAPMKGIEISKLAPEERMSNRGW from the coding sequence ATCATGCAAACAGGTACAGATCGTGTAAAAAGAGGAATGGCTGAGATGCAAAAGGGCGGCGTCATCATGGACGTCATGAATGCAGAGCAAGCTAAAATCGCTGAAGCAGCAGGGGCAACAGCTGTTATGGCTCTTGAACGGGTACCCTCCGATATTCGCGCAGCTGGCGGTGTAGCTCGTATGGCAGATCCAACCATCGTGGAAGAGGTTATGAAGGTTGTATCTATTCCGGTTATGGCCAAGGCTCGTATCGGTCATTACATAGAAGCCAAAGTACTTGAATCTCTAGGTGTGGACTATCTCGATGAAAGTGAAGTTCTTACGCCTGCAGACGAAGTGTTCCATATCGATAAACATGAGTTCACCGTACCATTTGTATGTGGAGCCAAGGATTTGGGAGAAGCTCTTCGCCGTATTGGCGAGGGTGCTTCGATGATTCGTACAAAAGGTGAGCCTGGAACAGGTAACATTGTTGAGGCAGTTCGTCATATGCGTCTGATTAACAGCCAGATCCGCAAAGTAAAAAACATGTCCAAGGATGAGTTATACGCTGAAGCAAAAAATCTGGGCGTAGCTTATGAATTACTGCGCGATGTTCATGAAAATGGAAAACTTCCTGTCGTTAACTTTGCAGCAGGCGGTGTAGCCACTCCGGCAGACGCAGCACTAATGATGCACCTAGGAGCAGACGGTGTGTTTGTAGGATCAGGTATCTTCAAATCAGATAGCCCTGAGAAATTCGCTCGTGCAATCGTTGAAGCTACTACACATTACACGGATTACAAGCTAATTGCCGAAGTATCCAAAAACTTGGGCGCCCCTATGAAAGGCATTGAAATTTCTAAATTGGCTCCAGAAGAGCGCATGTCCAACCGCGGTTGGTAA
- a CDS encoding MFS transporter, with protein MSFETIQNQDKNGRLNAEIQGYVESHEKQRQLQKRTLSIVIASQIFGGAGLAAGITVGALLAQDMLGTDRYAGIPTALFTLGSAAAALLVGRLSQRKGRRIGLATGFLAGGLGAVGVVLAAIFNNLPLLFLSLLVYGGGTATNMQARYAGTDLALPTERAKAISMAMVFTTFGAVAGPNLVNVMGRFSVSIGAPALSGPFMLAAVAYIVAGVVLLLFLRPDPFMVAQAIAEKERHDRTEQPNNRITSVHKRGIVIGATVMILTQIVMVAIMTMTPVHMTHHGHGISDVGIVIGIHVAAMYLPSLITGVLVDKFGRTLMSYASGVTLLIAGLLAAFAPADSMVLLILALALLGLGWNFGLISGTATIVDATPPQVRAKTQGMVDVLIALAGASGGAMSGMVVAQTSFSTLSLIGGFLSLLLIPVVVWVRPKS; from the coding sequence ATGTCGTTTGAAACGATCCAGAATCAAGATAAGAATGGACGCCTTAACGCAGAAATTCAAGGATACGTAGAGTCACATGAGAAGCAGCGTCAGCTGCAAAAAAGAACATTGAGCATTGTCATCGCATCTCAAATATTTGGTGGTGCAGGGCTCGCCGCTGGCATCACAGTGGGAGCATTGCTCGCTCAGGATATGCTAGGAACGGACCGTTATGCCGGAATCCCAACAGCACTATTTACGTTGGGTTCTGCCGCAGCGGCGCTGCTTGTGGGTCGCCTTTCTCAGCGAAAGGGCCGTAGAATTGGATTGGCCACCGGATTTCTGGCAGGGGGCCTTGGCGCGGTTGGTGTCGTGCTTGCGGCTATATTCAACAATTTACCGCTACTCTTTCTTTCATTGTTAGTCTATGGGGGAGGTACGGCGACAAATATGCAAGCTCGATATGCGGGTACCGATTTGGCACTGCCCACAGAAAGAGCGAAAGCAATAAGCATGGCCATGGTGTTCACTACATTTGGTGCAGTTGCCGGTCCCAATCTAGTAAATGTAATGGGGAGATTTTCCGTATCCATAGGTGCTCCAGCATTGTCGGGACCGTTTATGCTCGCGGCAGTAGCTTACATTGTTGCCGGAGTGGTACTGCTCCTATTTCTGCGTCCCGATCCTTTCATGGTGGCCCAAGCCATTGCGGAAAAAGAGAGACATGATCGAACAGAACAACCGAATAATAGGATAACGAGCGTCCATAAGCGTGGCATCGTCATCGGCGCAACGGTCATGATTCTTACCCAGATTGTCATGGTTGCCATTATGACCATGACTCCTGTTCATATGACACATCATGGACATGGAATAAGCGATGTAGGCATTGTTATCGGTATCCATGTTGCGGCCATGTATCTGCCCTCTTTGATTACCGGTGTTCTCGTCGATAAGTTTGGGCGTACGTTGATGTCTTATGCTTCTGGCGTGACATTGCTAATTGCAGGTTTGCTGGCCGCATTTGCACCTGCTGATTCCATGGTACTCCTTATCCTGGCTTTAGCCCTTCTTGGGCTCGGATGGAATTTTGGTTTGATCAGTGGAACTGCGACCATCGTCGATGCTACCCCTCCTCAGGTTCGTGCGAAGACTCAAGGGATGGTGGATGTGCTGATCGCTTTGGCAGGGGCTTCTGGAGGCGCTATGTCTGGCATGGTTGTGGCACAAACAAGTTTTTCAACACTCTCCCTAATCGGCGGTTTCCTGTCCTTGCTTCTAATCCCCGTAGTTGTTTGGGTACGTCCCAAATCATAA
- a CDS encoding PLP-dependent aminotransferase family protein has protein sequence MQFHVAYSSYLNRKYTKMKSLYHAIRDAIHEGNLVHGEKLPSTRELAATYHISRGTVNQVYDTLTAQGYIHSEHGKGTFVAYQLDLSNDVSNVKACTHHLSAWGNRIQQFEQHTNHRNSQTNAQTSISRIESDEVIDFSKYQPDFSKFPYDEWNNRLYAEIRNREHHIETTSVLVSSTGEPKLREAIAAYLRRMRGIQVDADHIAVTAGSMQAIALLTQILADPGDHVVTESPCYVGISQAVLAAGAKLIEANLDGQGVVPQNWDARMLFVTPSRQFPTGEMLSLERRQTLLDWAHRRDAMIVEDDYDSEFRYRGMHVEPLKTLDKAGRVIYLGSFTKTLPLEVRLGYVVLPPTLADTFRKAQALYEPRPVNLIEQRALAAFMTSGQYERHLRRMNRLYSRKFHLLLKLLNEQLSTWFDWVENEAGLHVFGWWRGDASTYEVFRASARSEGVIYSEVSSSTSDGTKYGIYLSFAHLSDVQLQEGVSKLKNAVIAPL, from the coding sequence ATGCAATTTCATGTAGCTTACAGTTCATATTTGAACCGAAAATATACCAAGATGAAGTCTCTCTATCATGCGATTCGTGATGCTATTCATGAAGGCAATCTGGTGCATGGCGAGAAGTTACCCTCTACGAGAGAATTAGCTGCGACGTATCACATTTCCCGAGGCACAGTGAATCAGGTATACGATACGTTGACTGCTCAAGGTTACATTCATTCAGAGCATGGAAAAGGAACCTTTGTTGCTTATCAGTTGGATTTAAGCAATGATGTATCCAACGTGAAGGCTTGCACTCATCACTTATCTGCCTGGGGCAATCGTATTCAGCAGTTTGAACAGCACACAAATCATAGGAACTCACAAACCAATGCACAAACAAGCATTTCCAGAATAGAAAGCGACGAAGTTATTGATTTTAGCAAATACCAGCCTGATTTCTCCAAATTCCCATACGATGAATGGAATAATCGATTGTATGCTGAGATACGAAATCGGGAGCATCACATCGAAACAACCTCTGTTCTTGTAAGTTCAACTGGAGAGCCGAAATTGCGAGAAGCCATTGCTGCCTACCTTCGGCGGATGCGGGGCATTCAAGTCGATGCAGATCATATTGCAGTGACTGCAGGCTCTATGCAAGCTATAGCTCTGCTCACTCAAATACTTGCAGATCCTGGAGATCATGTAGTGACCGAAAGCCCTTGTTATGTCGGGATTTCTCAAGCCGTGTTGGCTGCGGGTGCTAAGTTAATTGAAGCCAACCTCGATGGTCAGGGCGTTGTTCCGCAAAACTGGGACGCACGTATGCTGTTTGTCACGCCGTCACGACAATTTCCTACGGGGGAAATGCTTAGCCTTGAACGCAGACAAACATTGCTGGACTGGGCACATCGTCGTGATGCTATGATTGTCGAGGATGATTATGATAGTGAATTCCGATATCGTGGAATGCATGTTGAACCGCTGAAAACATTGGATAAAGCGGGACGCGTAATCTACCTCGGTAGCTTCACGAAAACCTTGCCTTTAGAAGTACGGCTTGGTTATGTTGTTCTCCCCCCCACTTTGGCAGACACCTTTAGGAAAGCACAGGCATTATACGAGCCCAGACCTGTCAATCTGATCGAGCAGCGGGCATTAGCAGCATTTATGACAAGCGGCCAATATGAGCGTCATCTGCGTAGGATGAATCGTTTATACAGTCGCAAATTTCATCTGTTACTCAAACTTTTGAACGAGCAACTCTCTACATGGTTTGATTGGGTGGAAAACGAAGCCGGTCTGCACGTGTTTGGCTGGTGGCGAGGAGATGCGTCCACTTATGAAGTCTTTCGCGCATCGGCTAGGTCAGAAGGGGTTATATACTCAGAAGTCAGCAGTTCAACGTCTGATGGTACAAAGTATGGTATCTATTTATCCTTTGCACATTTGTCAGATGTTCAATTACAGGAAGGCGTATCCAAATTAAAAAATGCCGTCATAGCTCCATTGTGA
- a CDS encoding TIGR00730 family Rossman fold protein — translation MKRIAVYCGASKGNNAIYEKAAVQIGNWIVNQEHELVYGGGKAGLMGVLADTVIQRSGIVTGVIPTFLQARELAHEQLNKIIIVSNMHERKAKMIELADCYIAIPGGPGTLEEITEVISWGRIGQHVNPCIFYNVNGYYDLIGQFYDKMVEEGFLTKTDRQKILVTDSLDEINTFISTYVPPDIRQYN, via the coding sequence TTGAAACGGATTGCGGTATATTGTGGTGCAAGTAAAGGTAACAACGCCATTTACGAGAAAGCTGCTGTTCAGATAGGTAACTGGATTGTTAACCAGGAACATGAACTAGTCTATGGTGGCGGAAAAGCGGGATTAATGGGAGTGCTCGCGGATACTGTGATTCAACGTAGTGGTATTGTTACTGGGGTTATACCTACCTTTTTGCAAGCGAGAGAACTGGCCCATGAGCAGCTTAACAAAATCATTATTGTGTCCAATATGCATGAGAGAAAAGCTAAAATGATTGAACTTGCAGATTGCTATATTGCAATTCCAGGTGGACCGGGGACACTTGAAGAAATTACAGAGGTCATTTCGTGGGGGAGAATTGGGCAGCATGTCAATCCATGCATCTTCTACAATGTGAACGGCTATTATGATCTGATTGGCCAATTTTATGACAAGATGGTTGAAGAAGGTTTCTTAACGAAAACAGATAGACAAAAGATACTTGTTACAGATTCTTTAGACGAAATTAACACTTTTATAAGTACTTATGTACCGCCTGATATTCGTCAATATAACTAA
- a CDS encoding FAD-binding oxidoreductase: protein MISKVKLTGRVVFKGDPGYEVARKNWDPHTDRFPKVFVFAQKTQDVANAIRWARQNKVPIRPRSGRHALESNLSQVNGGIVIDVSEMKRIKLNKKSGTAVVETGNRVGRIVDTLARQGFMAPFGDSPTVGIGGITPGGGIGPLQRTTGLISDNLIELEMVDAKGRIIRANKKQNSDLLWATRGGGGGNFGVYTKYKFKVRRAPAKATVFSITWPWEQFEKVVKKWQVWAPNASNKLGSELSVGPKKGGNVSMLGVYLGSKTEALRQLEPILSVGTPTKKSILYLPYRAATKFLLAPDPVLTQRYSNQFSSGFGRQPFPDKAFKVMREFLENAEEGTPAGFYFLNWGGAVSRVAPQATAFYWRKAEFYVEWNSSWVKPSRAAKNIALARNTRKKLQPYIVGSYINVPDQGIKNPGPTYYGKNYARLRKVKAKYDPKNVFNNPQSIPPAKLK, encoded by the coding sequence GTGATTTCAAAAGTTAAGCTTACAGGGCGAGTGGTATTTAAAGGCGATCCTGGATATGAAGTGGCTAGGAAGAACTGGGATCCGCATACGGACAGATTCCCTAAAGTTTTTGTGTTTGCTCAAAAAACACAGGATGTAGCCAATGCTATAAGATGGGCGCGTCAAAATAAGGTTCCTATTCGTCCGAGAAGTGGGAGGCACGCTTTAGAGTCCAACCTATCTCAAGTCAATGGTGGTATTGTCATCGACGTTAGCGAAATGAAGAGAATCAAGTTAAACAAAAAAAGCGGAACGGCCGTTGTTGAGACAGGTAATCGAGTAGGAAGAATCGTGGATACGTTGGCTCGACAAGGTTTTATGGCCCCATTTGGTGACAGTCCAACGGTAGGGATTGGTGGGATAACACCTGGCGGCGGAATTGGTCCACTGCAAAGGACAACGGGTCTCATCAGTGATAATCTAATTGAACTCGAAATGGTTGACGCTAAAGGGCGAATTATTCGGGCAAACAAAAAGCAAAATTCCGATCTTCTGTGGGCTACACGTGGCGGCGGAGGCGGTAACTTCGGTGTGTACACTAAATATAAATTCAAAGTGCGGCGCGCTCCAGCCAAAGCTACTGTATTTAGTATCACATGGCCATGGGAACAGTTCGAAAAAGTCGTGAAGAAATGGCAAGTTTGGGCACCTAATGCCAGTAACAAGCTGGGAAGTGAACTAAGTGTTGGTCCCAAAAAAGGCGGAAATGTTAGCATGTTAGGAGTATACCTCGGTTCGAAGACTGAAGCCCTCCGTCAGTTGGAACCCATTCTTAGCGTAGGAACGCCTACCAAAAAAAGTATTCTGTACCTGCCATACAGGGCAGCCACGAAGTTTTTGCTAGCCCCAGATCCCGTGCTCACCCAAAGGTACAGCAACCAGTTTTCCAGTGGCTTTGGCAGACAGCCATTCCCGGATAAAGCCTTCAAAGTCATGCGTGAGTTTCTGGAAAATGCTGAGGAAGGTACACCAGCCGGTTTCTATTTCCTTAACTGGGGCGGTGCAGTAAGTCGAGTTGCTCCTCAAGCCACTGCGTTTTACTGGCGAAAAGCTGAATTTTATGTGGAATGGAACAGCTCATGGGTGAAGCCATCCCGTGCAGCTAAAAATATTGCTTTAGCTCGGAACACGAGAAAGAAATTACAACCTTATATTGTAGGGTCCTACATTAACGTACCAGACCAAGGTATTAAAAATCCAGGGCCGACCTATTATGGCAAGAACTACGCCAGATTGAGAAAAGTAAAAGCAAAATACGATCCGAAAAATGTATTTAATAACCCGCAAAGTATTCCACCGGCTAAATTAAAATAG
- a CDS encoding chromosome condensation regulator, whose translation MDYTSPVEAALKEKRPKYTAIAAGRRHTIGLRSDGTVTAVGDNKVGQCDVNGWSDMVAVAAGNVHMATNTGNAHTIGLTSQGTVVAVGWNIHNQCEVNEWQDIVAIAAGWRRSVGLKSDGAVIAVGRNNEGQCEVSSWRDMVAVAAGDWHTVGLRSDGTVTIVGNNQYGQCDISDWSDIVEVAAGYLHTVGLTSDGKVVAVGRNKHGQCEVNDWCGIVAIAAGSNHTIGLQSDGTVVAVGWNKYDQCNVGDWSDIVAIAAGCAHTLGIKSDGTVVAVGDNEYGQCDVSSWRG comes from the coding sequence ATGGATTATACTTCGCCGGTTGAAGCGGCGTTAAAGGAGAAGCGCCCTAAATATACCGCCATAGCGGCGGGGCGACGTCATACCATTGGTCTTAGATCGGACGGAACAGTGACGGCTGTGGGTGATAATAAAGTTGGACAATGTGATGTAAACGGTTGGAGCGATATGGTGGCGGTAGCTGCTGGTAATGTTCATATGGCGACGAACACCGGTAATGCGCATACCATCGGCCTAACCTCTCAGGGCACTGTAGTGGCTGTGGGTTGGAATATACACAATCAATGCGAGGTAAACGAGTGGCAAGATATTGTAGCAATTGCTGCGGGTTGGCGTCGTAGCGTTGGTCTTAAATCGGATGGCGCGGTGATTGCTGTGGGACGAAATAATGAAGGCCAATGCGAGGTAAGCAGCTGGCGTGATATGGTTGCTGTAGCGGCGGGTGACTGGCATACCGTTGGGCTTAGATCAGATGGTACCGTGACGATTGTGGGCAATAATCAGTATGGCCAGTGCGATATAAGCGACTGGAGCGACATTGTTGAAGTAGCGGCAGGGTATCTTCATACGGTGGGGCTTACATCGGACGGTAAGGTGGTTGCCGTGGGTAGGAATAAACATGGCCAATGCGAAGTAAACGACTGGTGTGGTATAGTGGCGATCGCAGCAGGCAGTAATCATACCATAGGCCTTCAATCAGACGGTACGGTGGTTGCCGTGGGTTGGAATAAGTACGATCAATGCAATGTAGGTGACTGGAGTGACATTGTGGCGATTGCTGCGGGTTGTGCTCATACTCTCGGCATTAAATCAGACGGTACGGTGGTTGCTGTGGGTGATAATGAATATGGTCAATGTGATGTAAGCAGTTGGCGCGGCTAA
- a CDS encoding LytTR family DNA-binding domain-containing protein produces the protein MFNVAICDDEEKQRELVKTMLISLSLKTNIDFQITLFASGEQLVSHYNNVGDAFHILIMDVEMSGMNGIQTAKEIRNMKYLDVQIMFLTSYPEYMVESFDVVTFQYLIKPILPDIFEEKMIKLCQYFKALDKKYVLIKSDYEELLLKYDDILWIEVMKSLTIKNKLKFVTQENSHESKGILSGYAAALKDHGFLQIHRSIIINLMHVQKFVGTQVVMLNGTELPIGRSKVKEVKDAYTKYMIMRIQ, from the coding sequence ATGTTCAATGTTGCAATCTGTGATGACGAGGAGAAACAAAGAGAACTTGTAAAAACGATGCTTATCTCCTTGTCTCTAAAAACGAATATTGATTTCCAAATTACATTATTTGCATCCGGTGAGCAGCTCGTCTCACATTATAATAACGTTGGAGACGCGTTTCATATCCTCATCATGGATGTGGAGATGAGCGGAATGAACGGAATCCAGACAGCCAAAGAAATCAGGAATATGAAGTATCTGGATGTGCAAATCATGTTTCTGACAAGCTATCCGGAGTATATGGTGGAGAGCTTTGATGTGGTAACTTTTCAATATCTGATCAAACCAATCCTGCCGGATATCTTCGAGGAGAAGATGATTAAGCTGTGCCAATATTTTAAAGCGCTGGACAAAAAGTATGTACTGATTAAGTCAGATTATGAAGAGCTGCTATTGAAATACGATGATATTCTCTGGATTGAGGTTATGAAGAGTTTGACGATCAAGAACAAATTAAAATTTGTGACTCAGGAAAACTCGCATGAGAGCAAAGGCATCCTATCCGGTTATGCTGCCGCTTTGAAAGACCATGGTTTCTTGCAAATTCATCGCTCAATTATCATCAACCTGATGCATGTCCAGAAGTTTGTGGGTACCCAAGTCGTCATGTTAAATGGTACGGAATTACCTATAGGGCGCTCCAAAGTCAAGGAAGTCAAGGATGCCTATACCAAATATATGATCATGAGGATTCAGTGA